GTGACGGCCGGAACTTTGGCGACGAGGGCGTCCGCCTCGCGCTTGGCCGCCTTGCCGTCGCCACCCGCCGCGTCGATCAGCCCGGCCGCCATTCCCTGCTCGTCGTCGAGCAAGGCCTTGAGCAGGTGCGCGGGCGCAATGCGCTGATGATGCTCCCGAACGGCAATGGTCTGCGCGGCCTGGAGGAATCCGCGCGCGCGATCGGTGAGCTTTTCGAAATCCATGTTCTGCCTACCCCTTGTCTGTTGGGGCCGATATGGTGTTGCAGTAAAGCAACACAAGGCCCGCAGAAGTCAAGATTTGGGTGGTTGCTGAAGGGCGGGCGCCGGAGGCGGAGCAAGCGGGTCCGCGGGTGGCGGCACGCCGTTCGGAAAAGCGGCGGTGACCGGATCCTTGGCGTGCACCATTTCGAAGCTGCGTGCGCAAGCTATCGACCCATCGTCCTTCTGTCCCCAGGTCCGGAACTTACGCGAGTCCACGTGGAAGCGAAGACCGACATAGAAGCCGAGGCCGACGCCATAGGGCTGGCCATTGGTTGCGTGGACCGCGCACAGCTTGCTGATCAGCATGTCGCGCGTGATCGGGTTGAGCGGGACCATGTCCACCGCCTGCATGAAGCGATGCGCGCTCTCCTGCGCCCCGCCGGCGCACTTGTTCAGCATCGGGCTGCGATAGACCGACACCGGCTCGACCGGTCCGACGGCTGGAATGACTTTGTCGCGGACGTAGCGGAGCGTCTGGACGATGTTCGGCCAGTCTTCGGAGGGCGGGACCTCGAACGCCGCGGTGCCGCACTTCTGCCAGTCGCTCGCCGTGCGCAGGAGCTGCCAGGTCGGGACGATGCCCGAGACTCCGTATGTCGCCAGATAATTGTTGAACGCCTTTACGTAGGTCGCGTGCGCGGGCGAGGCCAGAAACCAGTTGCGATAGCCCGCCTCGTCCTGCCCGATTGTGATGTATGGCTCGGTCGGCGCCCACGGCATACCCGGCACCCAGGTTGGCGGCTGCGCCCCGGCGACGGAGGCTGCGGCGAGAAGCAATAGGGCGAACTGGCGCATAGCAGCAGGATAGTCGCCTTGGCGCGCTTGAAAAGCGCTGAACGGACGCCCACTGTATTATATCTATGTCACAGCCAATCGAAGTCGACCTTCCGCACAGCCTCGGCAAGGACGAGGCGCGCCGCAGGATCGCGAACAACGTCCACCGCCTGACCGACCATATTCCGGGCGGCGCGCACGTCGAATCCGGTTGGACAGGCGACCAGCTCAATCTTCGCATTCAGGCGCTGGGCGATTCCATCCAGTCGACCATCGACGTTCAGGAGACGAAGGTGGTTGTGAAGGTGCTGCTTCCCGGCATGCTCGGCATGTTCTCGGGCGTGATCGCGGGCGCGTTGCAGAAGAAGGGCAACGTACTTCTCGAGGATCACACCAAGGGCTGACGCGTCCCCGCCTTTGCCGCTAAGCACGCTCCATAAAGGAGGAGCGGATGCGGCATTTCGCGATTGTCGGGTCGGGACCGGCGGGCTTCTACACCGCCGAGGCGCTCGAAAAGGCGTACGGCGACAAGGCGCGCATCGACATCCTCGACCGCTATCCCGTTCCCTATGGCCTAATCCGCTTCGGCGTCGCGCCCGACCACCAATCTCTCAAGGCGGTGTCGAAGCGCTACGACAAGGTCGTCGACAGCGCCGGCGTCGACTTCATTGGCAATGTGACCATCGGTCGCGACGTCTCCGTTGCTGAGTTGCTAGACCTTTATGACGCGGTGATCCTCGCCACCGGCGCGCCGCACGACCGCAAGCTCGGCATTCCTGGCGAGGAACTGCCTGGCGTCTTCGGCTCGGCCGAGTTCGTCGGCTGGTACAACGGCCATCCGGATTTCGCCGACCTCGATCCGCCGCTGAACGGTGCGCATGCCGCCGTCATCGGCAATGGCAATGTCGCGCTCGACTGCGCGCGCATCCTGTCGAAGACACGCGGCGAGTTCGAAGGTTCGGACATCGTTGGGCACGCACTCGACGCGCTCGACCGCTCTGGCATCCGTACCATCACCATCCTCGGGCGCCGCGGACCTCACCAGATCGCCATGACGCCGAAGGAGCTGGGGGAACTCGGCCACCTCGCCCAGGCCGCGCCCGATGTTGACCCAGCGGACTTCCCGCCGCTCGAAGCTGACGACGCGCTCGAACCCGGCCATCGCAAGTCGATCACCCTACTACGGGGCTTCGCGGCATCGCCGCCTGACGGTTCGAAGCCAAAGCGCATGGTCTTCGACTTCTTCGCCAAACCGGTCGCCATCGAGGGCTACGGAAAGGCCGAGAAGATTATCGTCGAGCGCACCCAGCTAGACGAAAGCGGCGCTGCGCTCGGCACGGGTGAGACCTACGAAGTGCCCGCGTCTCTCATCATCAGCGCCATCGGCTACTCTACGCCGCCGATCGAAGGCGTCGCCTACGACGAGCGCGGCGGCAAGTTCCAGAACGAGCAAGGTCGCATCGGTGATCGCCTTTACGCAGTCGGCTGGGCCCGGCGGGGCCCCACCGGCACGATCGGCACCAACCGCCCCGACGGTTACGAGGTCGCCGACCAGATCGCTGCAGCGATGCCCGCCGGAAGCTCCCAGGATCGACAAGGTGCTAATGGCCTTAAGGCAATTCTCGCGAGCCGAGGCGTGATGGCGACGGACTATGATGACTGGCGCAAGATCGAGGACACAGAAACCTCGAACGCCCGTCCCGGCAGCCCTCGCGAGAAGTTCGTACGGGTCGAACATTGGCTGCAGACGCTGGGCCGCTGATTGCGGTTGCGCTCTGCGGAGCCCGCCTCTATCTAGCCGCAGCCTTGGCTCCCGTCCGCGACCCTCAGTCGTAACGTGCGGGTTCCGGTCGGGGAGTAGCTCAGCCTGGTAGAGCACTGTCTTCGGGAGGCAGGGGCCGGAGGTTCGAATCCTCTCTCCCCGACCACTTTTCTGGCGCGCGCGGCCTGACGCCGCCCGCCTTCGTGCTGAGGATAATCTTAACCACGAACGCATAATCAGCAGGCCATGTTCTGTGTCGCTCGACGCCTGCGTATCGGCAGCGCGATCCCATTTGGCTGCGCGCTCGCCGCGCTATGGGGCGCGCCGGTGTGCGCGGAAGGCGATACGATGCTCTTCACCGCCGATACGCTGGAGCTGACGGGCGACGCCCGCGTCGTCTTGGTCGATGGGGAGCGGAGCTGGCTCGAGGGAGGCTATGGCAAGCTTCGCTCCAGCGGCGCGGGCGACGATTTCCAAGCACGACCGGAAATCGGCAACCTCAATCTGATCTGGCAGCCCCAATTCAGCTGGTCGCTCTCGGCAACCGTCGTAGGCTCGGTTCAGGGCGGCGCCCGATCCGAAGGGGGCCTCAGTCAGGCATACCTCAGCTTCCGGCCGATGCGCGGCAGCAGCGATCTCGCATTCTCCGCCCGTGCCGGCCTGATGTGGCCGCCGGTCAGCCTGGAGCATGAGGGCGCCGATTGGCACGTGAAGGACTCCATCACACCGTCAGCGATCAACAGCTGGATCGGTGAGGAAGTGAAACCTGTTGCAATCGAGGGGACAGCCGTGGCGACGTTTGGCGAGCACAAGCTGCGCGCAACGGCCGCGGTGTTGGCAGCGAACGACACGTCCGGCACCCTTCTGACCTTTCGCGGATGGGCGCTTCACGACCGCACGACGCTGGCCTTCCGCCGCCAGCCGCTGCCTCCGCTCGACGGCGAGCTGGAGGAATATCAGGCACCGTACACGCACCCCTTGCTCGATGTGCACAGTGGGTTCGCGCATCGCCCCGGCTATTACGCAAAGATCGCCTGGCAACCGCCGATCCCGATCAGGCTGGAATTCTTCCGCTACGACAATCGCGCCGATCCCGAGGATGTGAATGCCGATCTCGAATGGGGTTGGCGGACCGCTTTCGACAATCTGTCGCTAGTGTCGGATCTCGGCGGCCGGACGCAACTCAAGGCTCAGGTGATCGAGGGCCGCACGCGCATGGGCTATCTGGAGCCGACACGGCGTTGGGTCGACAACCGATTTCGCTCGGCTTTCGTGATGCTGGTGCGGCGATTCGGCTCTGCCCGCATTTCCCTCCGGGCAGAGGCTTTCGACACTGGCAATCGCGGTAGTCTCGTCGACAGTGAATATGACGAGACGGGTTGGTCGGGGATGATCGCTGCGCATCACGAGCTGGGGCCATTCACCGGCTTCGTCGAGCTGCTCCATGTCTCGAGTAGGCGCGAAGACATCGAAGCAGTCGGGCTCAAGCCGTGCCAGCGTCAGACGCAGCTGCAGGCGCAGTTGCGAATGCATTGGTAACCAATCTCACACCCGCCTCGTTTACCGTTGAGCTCTTAATCCTAACAAATGTTGCGTAGAATCATTCTTGTGCTGGCGCTGGCCGGCGCAGCGGCGCCGCTCGCCGCTGTTCCACTAAGCGTGCGCGTGGTCGATGCGGCCGGGAAGCCTGTGCGCGATGCAGTGGTGACGCTTTATCCTTCGAGCGGGGCGCGGCCAGGGCGGCCCGGCGGACGGTACGTCGTCTCGCAGAAGAACCTGCAGTTTCATCCCTTTTTGACCTTGGTGCCGATCGGCGCCGACATCAGCTTTCCGAACTTCGATCCGACCAAACATCACGTTTACTCTTTCTCCGCGGCCAAGCGCTTC
This portion of the Sphingomonas limnosediminicola genome encodes:
- a CDS encoding FAD-dependent oxidoreductase, encoding MRHFAIVGSGPAGFYTAEALEKAYGDKARIDILDRYPVPYGLIRFGVAPDHQSLKAVSKRYDKVVDSAGVDFIGNVTIGRDVSVAELLDLYDAVILATGAPHDRKLGIPGEELPGVFGSAEFVGWYNGHPDFADLDPPLNGAHAAVIGNGNVALDCARILSKTRGEFEGSDIVGHALDALDRSGIRTITILGRRGPHQIAMTPKELGELGHLAQAAPDVDPADFPPLEADDALEPGHRKSITLLRGFAASPPDGSKPKRMVFDFFAKPVAIEGYGKAEKIIVERTQLDESGAALGTGETYEVPASLIISAIGYSTPPIEGVAYDERGGKFQNEQGRIGDRLYAVGWARRGPTGTIGTNRPDGYEVADQIAAAMPAGSSQDRQGANGLKAILASRGVMATDYDDWRKIEDTETSNARPGSPREKFVRVEHWLQTLGR
- a CDS encoding polyhydroxyalkanoic acid system family protein, whose protein sequence is MSQPIEVDLPHSLGKDEARRRIANNVHRLTDHIPGGAHVESGWTGDQLNLRIQALGDSIQSTIDVQETKVVVKVLLPGMLGMFSGVIAGALQKKGNVLLEDHTKG
- a CDS encoding D-Ala-D-Ala carboxypeptidase family metallohydrolase encodes the protein MRQFALLLLAAASVAGAQPPTWVPGMPWAPTEPYITIGQDEAGYRNWFLASPAHATYVKAFNNYLATYGVSGIVPTWQLLRTASDWQKCGTAAFEVPPSEDWPNIVQTLRYVRDKVIPAVGPVEPVSVYRSPMLNKCAGGAQESAHRFMQAVDMVPLNPITRDMLISKLCAVHATNGQPYGVGLGFYVGLRFHVDSRKFRTWGQKDDGSIACARSFEMVHAKDPVTAAFPNGVPPPADPLAPPPAPALQQPPKS